A DNA window from Candidatus Hydrogenedentota bacterium contains the following coding sequences:
- the secG gene encoding preprotein translocase subunit SecG has translation MFDYIFRLETLQFLLLILFVPSCIGLIVIVLLQKGKGTSFAGAFGVGPGSETVFGPRARKSLPVKLTYIMAAIFMLFSLSLSLIGSRIARGSAPEQVIGGENATAPVQQQPGSFQGLESLGLGGATPASNASAPAESAPATPPAEAPAPAAATPAQEAPAEAPAAPPAEAPAAPPAEAPAQQ, from the coding sequence ATGTTCGACTACATTTTTCGGTTGGAGACTCTCCAGTTTCTCCTCCTGATCCTGTTCGTCCCGTCCTGCATCGGGTTGATCGTGATCGTGTTGCTCCAAAAAGGCAAAGGCACGAGCTTCGCAGGCGCTTTTGGCGTTGGCCCCGGTTCCGAAACCGTGTTTGGACCTCGCGCACGAAAGAGTCTGCCGGTGAAGCTGACCTACATCATGGCCGCGATCTTCATGCTGTTCTCGCTGAGTCTGTCGCTCATCGGTTCACGCATCGCGCGCGGCAGCGCCCCGGAACAGGTCATCGGCGGCGAGAACGCCACCGCGCCTGTACAGCAGCAGCCGGGGTCGTTCCAGGGACTCGAGAGTCTGGGTCTGGGCGGTGCTACGCCAGCGTCCAATGCGTCGGCCCCTGCGGAAAGCGCACCTGCGACGCCACCGGCAGAAGCGCCTGCTCCGGCAGCCGCGACGCCCGCGCAGGAAGCCCCTGCGGAAGCGCCCGCAGCTCCGCCGGCTGAAGCGCCCGCGGCTCCGCCGGCCGAAGCGCCCGCGCAACAGTAG
- the tpiA gene encoding triose-phosphate isomerase, which produces MARKPLVAGNWKMNHLIGQSVATAQALKPLVADVAGVDIVICPVFTALQAVANELKGSNVQIGAQNCYLKESGAYTGELSPQMLLDAGCQWTIIGHSERRQFFNETDDFLNKKLKFALSAGLKVMFCIGETLEERESGKMEDVLARQVTCGLQSLAVENFPNMSIAYEPVWAIGTGVTATPEQAQEAHAFVRGLVRDQFGDAVASALRIQYGGSVKPDNAAELMAKPDVDGSLVGGAALKADSFAAIVKASI; this is translated from the coding sequence ATGGCAAGGAAACCATTAGTAGCAGGCAACTGGAAAATGAATCACCTTATCGGCCAATCCGTGGCAACGGCGCAAGCGCTGAAGCCTCTGGTGGCGGATGTTGCCGGAGTCGACATTGTCATATGTCCGGTCTTCACGGCGTTGCAGGCAGTCGCCAACGAGCTGAAAGGCTCGAACGTTCAGATTGGCGCCCAGAACTGCTATCTCAAAGAAAGCGGGGCATACACCGGCGAGCTTTCGCCGCAGATGCTCCTCGACGCCGGGTGCCAGTGGACCATCATCGGCCACAGCGAGCGGCGGCAGTTCTTCAACGAAACCGACGATTTCCTGAACAAGAAGCTAAAGTTCGCGTTGAGCGCGGGCCTCAAAGTCATGTTCTGCATCGGTGAGACGCTTGAAGAGCGCGAAAGCGGCAAAATGGAAGACGTCCTCGCGCGTCAGGTCACCTGCGGTTTGCAGAGTCTGGCCGTAGAGAATTTCCCCAACATGTCGATCGCGTATGAGCCGGTTTGGGCCATCGGCACGGGCGTCACCGCCACGCCGGAGCAGGCCCAGGAAGCCCACGCGTTCGTGCGCGGACTGGTCCGCGATCAATTTGGCGATGCCGTTGCGAGTGCGTTGCGGATTCAATATGGTGGAAGTGTAAAGCCGGACAACGCGGCCGAGCTGATGGCAAAGCCGGATGTCGATGGGTCGCTTGTAGGCGGCGCGGCGCTCAAGGCGGACAGTTTCGCCGCGATCGTCAAGGCGTCCATTTAA